A stretch of DNA from Lycium ferocissimum isolate CSIRO_LF1 chromosome 4, AGI_CSIRO_Lferr_CH_V1, whole genome shotgun sequence:
taaaaaaaaaataaaaaaatctaggACTATTGCTACAATATGTAGTTCAGGAATTTCAACGGATCAAATATGCCCCTATACTATGTGAAAGTGAACAAATATGCCCTCCAATATTTTTTTCGGGTTTCTGTTAAATCAAGGACACGAGTGACTGCAAAACATAACGGTAAGGCCACGTCTGGGACAATATTTAAAATATGAGCATATGCGTGTAATATCGTATAGTCCACGGGCATATCTGGCCCTTTTCCGAAATAAAAAATATCCCCATTTACTGGTTCAATCCGACTTTATCCCCTGAAATTGACCAAATCTTCCAATTCGACACATAAGAATGTTGATTTTGACTCTGTTACAAttgaacttcttgaatttcaatTCATTATTCAATCCATATTGACCTATTCTACATAAACATTCAACGGATTATGAAACATTAAACAACTAAAAGTTCTTGAAGCTGTAATATTCATAATTATTTTAGGAATTAGGACAATAGAATATTTTCCAGTAATGTAAATTCTCATTGATATATAATCCGtgcattattatcattatataATCGGTAAATACAAAGGAGGATAGGCTTCCATctatgtacaaaatatacaactccTCCATCTTCCCACTTGAGTTTGTACAGAAACCTCAAACCATCTTTAAATTGAAGAGATGGATGGGTTTTCTTTTTGGTATTTCACAAAAACACTATAGTAATCCAGATTAAAGATTAAATGTAAGGGTTGATGTGTGAAGAATAGTCCCTAATGCCAGCCCCTTCCCATCCCATCCACTCTTCCCACATATCCCAATCTGGATCATTAACTCCTCTCATggaatcataatcatcatcagcGAATTCCTCAAATATCTCTGCACTCTTGGTTTCACCTCTCAAGTTACTCATCACAGTCTGCACCAATAACCAAAcattaaagaaattaaagagacTGAATAATTGAGAAGTTTAACATAATTGATCCTAAAATATTATATTGAAAGAAATGGACCTACACAAAGAAGTTCTAGTACGTAATACTAATTGAAAATCTGGATGGTGACATTATTAGATAATGTAATTGACACCTCTCAATTTTCTAACATAAAGTGAAAAGGACCTTTTGCCTAAAACGTGTCCACTGGTTCCCCACATGATTAAATAATCCAAGGATGAAGTGATTGATGCCTACCAAGTATTTGTTTACGGAATAAAGTTTCATATTAATCCTTTGAGGCTCTGTTAGTGGCTTAAACTAGagtcttctttttattttattattaggAATAGATTAGTAGGATTATTAGAAAAATACAAATCACACTATCAAGTATCAAGAATCCAAGCTTTATCTTTGTCaaccttctttcattttggttCACTGTGTTCTCTGCTTcacccaacttttttttttaatttaaagttAGAGCTAAAGCAACATATAATCCACAATTTTATAactataaaataagaaaatataaattaaaaaaataaaaataagatggACCAAAAGAAATGTCGATTGGCTAGATGCAGAAAACTTACGTCGTATGCTTCATTAATTTGGTGGAATTGAATGCCGCAATTACTTCCTCTGCACACATCAGGGTGATACTGAAATCCCATCAAAACACATTTCATTAATTAACAAGTCtaataaatagaggagaagcaaaaaagcctaaaatagcAAGATGAAAAGGCAACAATTTCACAGAAAGCTAACTAATTCACCTTAGAGGATACATATTTGaacaaaaaacactttttttccattaaaagaaagaaataccaTGCATAAGACGAATCATAATACTCGTATTTGTTACTCCATCATCAACTTTTTCTAACCAtaagctactttttttttttttttttttataatcctGGTGTTTGGATCAACATACACGCATTCTGATATGTTTACGATATTCTGCTACTTTTCCCCAACTCATATATCAAAGGGAATAACTATTTTTACACCTACGAAATTAAAATATCAGACATATATATTAGAAGAGAGAAGATATATACCTGAAGAGCAAGCTGTCTAAAAGCCTTTCTGACATCAGTTTCAGAAGCATCAGGTTGAATCCTCAACGTCTTGTAAGGATTACTCACAGAAGGCGAATATATACAAGAAACATTAAATCTAATTTTATCacccttcatcttcttctttgtcAAACTAATCCAAGAAGCAGCCCCAACATATCCCATAGCAGTTGCCATTGAATAATATTTTTGACAAATAATCAGGTAAGTTTTAGAAAAGATTGAAATTTTTATGTGATTGTAAGGACCAAGAACACGTACTATCTTTAAATAGATTATGAATTAAtaattgaatattgaatgaGACGGATCAAATAAGGCAAACCAAATGTGAATGAGACTGTTTTGCTAATATAATATTAGGCCGAATAATTGTTCATGCAAAGGTCAACAGTAGGAGAggagaattgaattaagaatGTGGATGTATGAATATGTTTTGCGTTAAGGAGAGTCTGTTTAAATACATgtaaaagatgaagaaaaagggataagagagagagagagagtggtaTTGTATCAGGGTCCACAAAAGGGGACAAAAGTGGGTGCCTGGTATGATGGGAAGCTGACGTGTCTGCCTTTGTGCTTTATAGGAACtgttcagaaaaataaaaatgagacgGCTCTTCACGATCTTATCCGACTTTTGGCCATTGGTTTGGTCTGATGTTGGAATCATTATATGACGACTCTATTTTGTAACTCCCTTCTATGATTAGAtacataatttaagaaaaaaaaatatttt
This window harbors:
- the LOC132052269 gene encoding chaperone protein dnaJ 8, chloroplastic-like isoform X2, giving the protein MATAMGYVGAASWISLTKKKMKGDKIRFNVSCIYSPSVSNPYKTLRIQPDASETDVRKAFRQLALQTVMSNLRGETKSAEIFEEFADDDYDSMRGVNDPDWDMWEEWMGWEGAGIRDYSSHINPYI
- the LOC132052269 gene encoding chaperone protein dnaJ 8, chloroplastic-like isoform X1 → MATAMGYVGAASWISLTKKKMKGDKIRFNVSCIYSPSVSNPYKTLRIQPDASETDVRKAFRQLALQYHPDVCRGSNCGIQFHQINEAYDTVMSNLRGETKSAEIFEEFADDDYDSMRGVNDPDWDMWEEWMGWEGAGIRDYSSHINPYI